ATCGATCACACTAATAACTTGttgattataatataataatataaaataaaggtaATActcattgataatataaaactataatACTCTTTCctatttaattataagattgttttaattaattcatgtttcttagaaaaaataattagtttaattaatcacatagtaaatatattaattaatgatattatcattaaaaattatcttttttatttcttaaattattaattggattgtttcttattaatatttgaagaaaataattaagcaaTAATACATatgcaaaatataattaatgcatttaaaaactaaaaatatttctataaataatCGTATAAtcaggaaaaaatatatataattcgaTTCTCTACGATAGAGAACATCACATAATCTGAGCCAAAAAAAAGTACACAAGTCACAATTGAACCAACGTGGTTGTACCCGTGGGAGAGTGGTGAAAAGTTATAGTTTCACATGCATCCATCACGATCTTTACATGCTGTCacgtttaaaaacaaaattctttCATAACTGCTCTTCATCAAAACttaatattaagaataaaaactaaaaaatagatcgattcaatttttttatcgataaatataatactaattattactattattaatttttgttagatggaaaattcaaacctacaccttctttttttttttctttcaaccttTACCATTAGACtaatcttaattatattttctctatcaagtaaaacatattttgagttaataatttgatatcattaaataaaataaacaaaatcaaatttaattatatttgagtctaaaatttattttttgttacttaTAATTAAATTCGGAATAGTAAATAAGAACCTATTGTAAGAAAAGCaaacaaaatttgaataataaataaatttgagtaATTCTTCGTTGTGAGaatttcactttttttgtttttggtttaagaATTTTACAATGTTAATTCTACTAACAAACTGCGGTTAGAATTGTATCTCTTTTGATAACTTTTTTAGGGTCAAATTCTtctcattttaatttcctttatatattttcaagACCTAAGATATCTAATggtatagaaaataaaagatatgattaaaaatataactccgaacaattataaaatgtctcattttatatgtttgatttgagTTTCTAGACATAGtggtacaaaaaataaaagatatgattaaaaaacaaataaatgttcTTAGATAGTCCGTGTTTTGGATGTATGTCTAATTAATTGTGGTAAGATCGagatgcagtaaaaaaaaatggtaagaGATTAAATGAGTTTTGCACTATCTAGTACTCCCTTTCAAACCAGCTGGTGAAGAAAGAGGGTTCCAGTGACCTCGTTTATTTGAAAGCAATTTAGGTTGGTTGTTCCAGTTAATTATTAGCTGCGGCAAAATTAATAATGTTGGTTAGCATTTTCCTGGATTAAAAGTGACCTGAAATATGACCAGAGACGATTGTCTTTGACTTCTTTCAGGTTTGCTAATCGTCTTGCATTAAATTAGATAAGAAtttgaaacttaattaaaaaactcaGACTAGAATTGACTCATTCAATCAATATTGCTACTATTACTATATACTATCTCTTTCAAATTTACAATTTGATCTCTACCACTTTCTCTTAATCTAGTATAAAAGACATGAAGTAGCAGTCTCCTCGATCTTCATATCAGTGTGTCATTTTagacataaaataatattaaatacataaatatttaaaatttaaaatttaaaatagtcaataattaaaattaaaagataagaaTTTGCTCATTAATGGCTTGACAGAATCGTCGAACTAGAATGATAAGTGGCGTTTGCTTGACTATATGCAATAAATGAGCTAAAACAAAGAAGGATACACTAATGCTGTCATACACTTTATGGTGTAACTGTGTAAGATCTGAATTACAAATGTATAAGATGCCAAGTTTGATCAtccttatctttattatttcagAAAAAAGAAGCTCAACCAACAAGTAGAGACAAACCCCAGCTACATAAACATATGGGTCTTTTTATGAAGCTCCCTTTTCCTCCTCATCTTGCAGCTTCCTCACTGCTccatttcatattattattattattattgatttttgaTATTGTGTGTAAAACAAGGGCAGTTGTGAAAATTCCACCAAATGTTTCAGTTCCAGCAGTGTTGGTGTTTGGAGATTCGATCGTGGACActggcaacaacaacaacaacttggGAACAACGGCTCGGTGCAATTACCCACCATATGGTAAAGATTTTAAGGGAGGCAAACCAACTGGTCGATTTAGCAACGGAAAGGTTCCATCTGACTTTATAGGTACGTACATGTgctatctatatatattaagttattttcatatacgaatttttttttattaaatattagaaacaaaaatattattaaaagttacaataatttatatatctcTTCTTTTTGCCCTTCCTTCCCATATATATGTTTGGAAAATATATAGTTTTGTGAGCTAAAACATGCATATATACGTGCAAATGTCGAATACAATCATTAATAGTTACTACTATAAAGGGAATCAAAGTGATATGTTTGGGCTCTTCAAATAGATAGTTCCACATATATAAAATGCGACCTAAATGTTGAGTTCAGGTAATACTTTGATACAAATTAATTACTATTACTATTAAGCTAGCTTtcagtattaattaattttgatgaaaataacttatgtacatatcatttatttttttacattttcatcaatttccagtattatctaattgattgattatataaaatttcctatactaataatatatagaaattaattaaactgTTATTCATTTGTTATTTGTGTGTATGTACTACTGATATAATTTACGGGGCCTAGTAGTCAAAAGCCAAAACAACTGATGTGACTTTTTTTGAGTGACAATGTGATTTAATTTGTTTGGAGACAACTAAGGACTAAGAAGGTCTTAAagaataatgttaaaaaaaatatttaatacagttttaattatttttaatcattttaaaaagtaaatagtAGATAGTATAGTAATTAACTTTTATGTTTCTACgtatacaataaatattttttattttagttttttaaagagTGGACCTTAATTGaagtttattttttccttgctgAATGAAGTCAGTGATATTAAATGACGGTGGGTATTGGCTTTAAATTAAATACTGTATCTTAGTTAGTATTATTTTGTGTTGTATCAGCTGAAGAATTGGGCATTAAAGAGTATGTACCAGCATACTTGGATCCACATCTCCAACCTGGTGAATTGGCCACTGGTGTGTGCTTTGCATCCGGTGGTGCAGGATATGATCCTTTTACATCGCAATCAGCGGTACGCATAATATTAATAGTATATATTTACATctccaaattaattattttctcttgaaaaattaattaattagtatttctaatttctaattaattatgtttgctACATTCATTATTATGCATGATATGATAATGAATTATCAGTCGGCTATACCTTTATCGGGTCAACTAGACTTGTTCAAAGAATACATAGGCAAACTACGAGGAGTGGTTGGAGAAGACAGAGCAAAGTTCATCTTAGGCAACAGTCTTTATGTTGTGGTATTTGGCAGCAATGACATTTCCAATACTTACTTTTTGACCCGTGTTAGACAACTGCAATATGATTTTCCTGCATACGCTGATTTTTTGCTCAGCTCAGCTTCTAATTTCTTCAAGGTACGATTAAGTTTCATCACTTTCATCATCCAAGCTAACATTACTCAAGCCTCGAGCCAATTACAACTACATACTGGCTAGTCACATTTTTCTGTCATATTTTCTTATTAACCCACttacattttataaaaatattgcatAACTAGTAAACATATTTAGTAGTTTAGATAAGAATACTACAACAACAAAATCTTAACTCATTAAATCACATCGACTATATAAATTACATAATGTCattcaatataattataattaagaattaaagttTCAAAAAAGTATTATGAactttaagatttttcttaatGATTTCTTCTAACATTCTTTATGGTctgtctctttttctt
This region of Glycine soja cultivar W05 chromosome 17, ASM419377v2, whole genome shotgun sequence genomic DNA includes:
- the LOC114392665 gene encoding GDSL esterase/lipase EXL1-like, which gives rise to MGLFMKLPFPPHLAASSLLHFILLLLLLIFDIVCKTRAVVKIPPNVSVPAVLVFGDSIVDTGNNNNNLGTTARCNYPPYGKDFKGGKPTGRFSNGKVPSDFIAEELGIKEYVPAYLDPHLQPGELATGVCFASGGAGYDPFTSQSASAIPLSGQLDLFKEYIGKLRGVVGEDRAKFILGNSLYVVVFGSNDISNTYFLTRVRQLQYDFPAYADFLLSSASNFFKELYGLGARRIAVFSAPPLGCLPSQRTLAGGLERKIVVNINNAVQIYNSKLSKELDSLNHNLQDSRIVYIDVYNPLFDIIVNYNKYGYKVGDKGCCGTGTIEVVLLCNRFTPLCPNDLEYVFWDSFHPTESVYKRLIASLIGKYLDKFL